A stretch of the Anaerolineae bacterium genome encodes the following:
- a CDS encoding efflux RND transporter periplasmic adaptor subunit — protein sequence MNKKKWIWISLAVIAVLIGLGYFFGPNLLSMTRGANAQGVQPDAPDLPTTIIRPATDNAQVDAAGNIEVVSQYSAMLRVAGIVIEVPVEVGDNVAVGDLLVAMDTVDLERAVKRTELNLTSAQTQLDELLEAADPADIASAQASLASGRENLAEVQAGPSAEELAAAEATLAAAQERHQELVDGVSETELIQLGVDLQKKTLALQNAQADYDRVAYKGDIGASAQATALQEATFDYEAAKAAYEEATAPASEADLQDALSSIQNAKHQLDTLRNQPTEAELASAEAQVASAEAQLADLLNGASEADLQAAKINVAEAQLDLEEAQDDLAQTRLLSPIDGTVLAVDVEEGQKVNSDSLNAVTLTDLTQLELNVIVAEVDIPKVKLGQPVEIAIDALPNRTFSGTVSQIVPVSTSDSGVVNYPVTIRLDDENLEGVLPGMTAVATIIDQNAKPGWLVPTTSVQEFEGENYVLVVRDGQRQRVQVTTGEVQGEWTVVQSPDLKAGDEVVGQVTSFLDENEGMQRGFMMGGGPPPR from the coding sequence AATAAAAAGAAATGGATTTGGATTTCCCTGGCGGTTATTGCCGTCTTAATTGGCCTGGGTTACTTTTTTGGCCCCAATTTACTCTCGATGACCAGGGGCGCCAATGCGCAAGGTGTTCAACCTGATGCGCCGGATCTGCCAACAACCATCATCCGTCCCGCCACGGATAACGCGCAAGTGGACGCGGCCGGTAACATTGAGGTGGTGAGTCAGTATTCGGCCATGCTGCGCGTGGCCGGGATTGTCATCGAAGTGCCCGTGGAAGTGGGCGACAACGTTGCCGTCGGCGACCTGCTGGTGGCTATGGACACCGTTGATCTGGAGCGTGCTGTCAAGCGGACCGAGTTGAATTTGACCTCTGCCCAGACCCAGTTAGATGAATTGCTTGAGGCCGCCGACCCGGCTGATATTGCCTCGGCCCAGGCCAGCTTGGCTTCGGGCCGAGAAAATCTGGCCGAGGTACAGGCCGGTCCCAGCGCCGAAGAATTGGCTGCGGCCGAAGCAACCCTGGCCGCAGCCCAAGAACGCCACCAGGAATTGGTGGATGGCGTAAGCGAAACGGAATTAATCCAACTAGGGGTTGACCTGCAAAAAAAGACCCTGGCTTTACAAAACGCTCAAGCTGACTATGACCGAGTTGCATACAAAGGCGATATCGGCGCGTCTGCCCAGGCCACAGCTTTGCAGGAGGCCACTTTTGATTACGAAGCGGCCAAAGCCGCCTACGAAGAAGCCACCGCCCCGGCCTCTGAGGCCGATTTGCAAGACGCCTTGAGCAGTATTCAAAACGCCAAACACCAATTAGACACCCTGCGCAACCAGCCCACCGAGGCTGAGTTAGCCTCAGCCGAAGCCCAGGTGGCCAGCGCCGAGGCCCAACTGGCCGACTTGCTCAACGGCGCCAGCGAGGCGGATTTGCAGGCAGCAAAAATAAACGTAGCCGAGGCTCAACTTGATCTGGAAGAGGCCCAGGACGATTTGGCCCAGACCAGACTGCTGTCGCCGATTGACGGAACCGTGTTAGCCGTGGACGTTGAAGAAGGTCAAAAAGTCAATTCCGATTCCCTCAATGCCGTTACCCTGACCGATCTGACCCAACTGGAACTGAACGTAATTGTGGCCGAAGTGGACATCCCCAAAGTTAAGTTAGGCCAGCCCGTTGAAATTGCCATTGACGCGCTGCCCAACCGCACCTTTAGCGGCACGGTCAGCCAGATTGTGCCGGTGAGCACGTCTGACAGCGGCGTAGTCAACTACCCGGTCACCATCCGCTTGGACGATGAGAATCTGGAAGGGGTGCTGCCCGGAATGACGGCCGTAGCCACTATTATAGACCAAAATGCTAAACCCGGCTGGTTGGTGCCGACCACCTCCGTCCAGGAATTTGAGGGTGAGAATTATGTGCTGGTGGTGCGGGATGGGCAGCGGCAGCGGGTCCAGGTGACAACCGGAGAGGTTCAAGGTGAGTGGACGGTGGTGCAATCGCCCGATTTAAAAGCCGGTGATGAAGTAGTAGGCCAGGTAACCTCATTCCTCGACGAGAATGAGGGGATGCAGCGTGGCTTTATGATGGGCGGTGGGCCGCCGCCTCGCTAA